The following proteins are co-located in the Larus michahellis chromosome 9, bLarMic1.1, whole genome shotgun sequence genome:
- the RAP2C gene encoding ras-related protein Rap-2c produces MREYKVVVLGSGGVGKSALTVQFVTGTFIEKYDPTIEDFYRKEIEVDSSPSVLEILDTAGTEQFASMRDLYIKNGQGFILVYSLVNQQSFQDIKPMRDQIVRVKRYEKVPLILVGNKVDLESEREVLSAEGRALAQEWGCPFMETSAKSKTMVDELFAEIVRQMNYASLPEKQDQCCTTCIVQ; encoded by the exons ATGCGGGAGTACaaggtggtggtgctgggcagcgggggggtggggaagtcCGCCCTGACAGTGCAGTTCGTCACCGGGACCTTCATCGAGAAGTACGACCCCACCATCGAGGACTTCTACCGCAAGGAGATCGAGGTGGACTCGTCCCCCTCGGTGCTGGAGATCCTGGACACGGCGGGTACCGAGCAGTTCGCCTCCATGCGCGATCTCTACATCAAGAACGGGCAGGGCTTCATCCTCGTCTACAGCCTGGTCAACCAGCAGTCCTTCCAG GACATCAAGCCGATGAGGGACCAGATTGTCCGGGTGAAGAGATACGAGAAAGTTCCTCTGATCCTAGTGGGGAATAAAGTGGATCTGGAGTCGGAGAGGGAGGTCTTATCTGCAGAAGGCAGAGCCCTGGCTCAGGAGTGGGGCTGTCCCTTCATGGAGACATCAGCCAAGAGCAAAACAATGGTGGATGAACTGTTTGCTGAGATCGTCAGGCAAATGAACTATGCCTCCCTGCCTGAAAAACAAGATCAGTGTTGTACAACTTGCATCGTCCAgtga